A portion of the Pseudomonas synxantha BG33R genome contains these proteins:
- a CDS encoding papain-like cysteine protease family protein, which produces MLSTETTRLTGDTPPNCLVGHLLDPQLVEVKAAAQPQAMAAASLNFSMQRQTQSNWCWAALSASVGNYYGTGSWTQCGVASSELDRNCCNQPGPCNVYGYLDSALRTTRSYNGMNQGSLQMSAIQNQINRGRPIGLRCAWYGGGAHFLVIYGTNGNYLLIADSIYGYSTRALNAFPGSYNGGGNWTNTYFTVKN; this is translated from the coding sequence ATGTTATCCACTGAAACAACCCGACTCACCGGCGACACACCGCCCAATTGCCTGGTCGGCCATCTGCTCGATCCGCAACTGGTCGAAGTCAAAGCGGCTGCACAGCCCCAAGCAATGGCTGCCGCCAGTCTCAATTTCAGCATGCAGAGACAAACCCAGAGCAATTGGTGCTGGGCGGCGCTCTCTGCCTCGGTCGGCAACTACTATGGCACCGGGTCCTGGACCCAGTGCGGTGTAGCCAGCAGCGAGCTTGACCGCAACTGCTGCAACCAACCTGGACCGTGCAACGTCTACGGCTATCTGGATTCCGCCTTACGAACCACGCGCAGCTACAACGGCATGAATCAAGGCTCGTTGCAGATGTCGGCCATCCAGAACCAGATTAACAGGGGCCGCCCCATCGGTTTGCGTTGTGCCTGGTACGGTGGCGGTGCGCACTTTTTGGTGATCTATGGGACCAACGGCAACTACTTGTTGATCGCAGATTCGATCTACGGTTACTCGACCCGTGCGTTGAACGCGTTCCCCGGTTCGTACAACGGCGGCGGCAATTGGACCAACACTTACTTCACCGTAAAAAACTGA
- a CDS encoding lipid II-degrading bacteriocin, producing MTIVLPPIVVTATEPGYPANPGGLPFPAPNPAVVFQGQMLERFAYYRQGLWREMLIKIANEQVTWGMTGGPAPGIVHDLQSVPFADSYLYFNPGLTSGHGLNYAQQYFQSGGVTSSPGLSGGDLTPVAAVGHFLYGKGTPTETSINLFGLNSPSISSAVFNDVLASAPIGTSPISIGNIPFTPDATSWQLATWIDNLSLTLQGTLNKGQDGSYQFNGSVSAANHTYDSMPAGFKAAIGEAAANTLQSVFDAHGAMPFEVVIKGETAVTVTKELTPDEKAAYTDAVSFVSTANEQMLQKYGANLSKVAQDMQAEIAGKKVRSYAEAMATFEKISANPAMKLNALDTQAVVDALNALDKASFADNITRLGKAFGVVGKVVQAEAIREKTVSGFQTGDWKPLMLELEAMAVGTGAGILLATSMAFFFPVFASAAAGVVVVALMMAATAAYFDAAKVDEINNLILN from the coding sequence ATGACTATCGTTCTTCCACCCATCGTCGTCACTGCCACCGAGCCCGGTTACCCGGCAAATCCTGGAGGCCTGCCGTTTCCCGCGCCGAACCCGGCAGTTGTGTTCCAAGGGCAGATGCTGGAGCGCTTTGCTTATTATCGCCAGGGGTTGTGGCGCGAGATGCTAATCAAAATCGCCAACGAACAGGTCACCTGGGGAATGACAGGGGGGCCAGCGCCAGGGATCGTCCATGATTTGCAATCGGTGCCGTTTGCAGATAGCTATCTTTACTTTAATCCGGGCCTGACTTCTGGCCATGGTCTGAATTACGCCCAGCAATATTTCCAATCAGGTGGCGTAACCTCCTCTCCAGGCCTCTCGGGCGGTGACCTGACTCCGGTCGCGGCCGTTGGGCACTTTCTTTACGGCAAAGGTACTCCAACCGAAACCTCAATCAACCTATTCGGGCTGAACTCACCGAGCATCTCAAGCGCTGTGTTCAATGATGTTCTAGCCTCAGCGCCAATTGGAACGTCGCCGATTTCCATTGGCAATATTCCTTTTACGCCAGACGCCACGTCCTGGCAGCTTGCAACGTGGATAGACAATCTTTCCCTGACCTTGCAAGGCACCCTCAATAAGGGTCAAGACGGTAGTTATCAATTTAACGGCTCTGTATCCGCCGCCAACCACACCTACGATTCGATGCCTGCCGGTTTCAAAGCGGCCATCGGCGAAGCGGCTGCAAATACGCTTCAAAGCGTATTTGACGCTCATGGCGCTATGCCCTTTGAGGTCGTGATCAAAGGCGAAACCGCAGTTACCGTTACCAAAGAGCTCACACCCGATGAAAAGGCTGCCTATACAGACGCTGTCAGCTTCGTATCGACCGCCAACGAACAAATGCTTCAAAAATATGGTGCCAACTTGAGCAAAGTCGCCCAAGACATGCAGGCTGAGATCGCTGGCAAGAAAGTCAGAAGTTATGCGGAAGCAATGGCGACCTTTGAGAAAATCAGCGCTAACCCCGCTATGAAACTGAATGCGTTGGACACCCAAGCAGTGGTTGATGCGCTGAATGCACTGGATAAGGCGAGCTTTGCGGATAACATCACCCGTTTGGGCAAAGCATTCGGTGTGGTCGGTAAAGTCGTACAAGCAGAAGCCATCCGCGAGAAAACCGTTTCCGGTTTTCAAACCGGCGACTGGAAGCCTCTGATGCTTGAACTTGAAGCGATGGCAGTCGGCACAGGTGCTGGAATTTTGCTCGCCACCAGCATGGCGTTCTTCTTTCCTGTTTTTGCGTCGGCTGCCGCTGGAGTCGTCGTGGTGGCCTTGATGATGGCAGCCACCGCTGCCTATTTTGATGCAGCCAAAGTCGATGAGATCAACAACCTGATTCTTAACTAA
- a CDS encoding MDR family MFS transporter, with translation MTEAAEKNVSFRAWVAVIGGLFGCFMAGMNVHVTSAALPEIEGSLGATFEEGSWISTAYLVAEIVMIPLTAWLVQVFSLRRVMLVGSFVFLVASIACSWAPNLAVMIIIRVIQGAAGAVLIPLSFQLIITELPPGKIAMGMALFALSNSVAQAAGPSIGGWLTDAYSWRWIFYLQLAPGILLLLAVAWSIDAKPMQLSLLKRGDWSGIIAMIVGLGGLQIVLEEGGRKDWFGSDFIVWMSLVAGVALVYFVLSQLYGTRAFINLRLLKSYNFGVASAAMFIFGGATFGLVFLVPNYLSQLQGYNAREIGISLIAYGMVQLVLAPFMPRLMKWLNPKLMVASGFFIMALGCYLGAHLDVDSAANVIIPSTVVRGIGQPLIMVALSVLAVSGLAKDEAGSASALFSMLRNLGGAVGTAGLTQIVALRERFHSERVGESITLFSPSLQERLRASMADSEGFIFNQLLPAQQQVIEGLIHIVRREAYLMAYSDAFYVSCIALILCGVAALALRQSAKNA, from the coding sequence ATGACTGAAGCCGCTGAAAAGAACGTCTCCTTTCGCGCCTGGGTGGCGGTAATCGGCGGGCTGTTCGGTTGTTTCATGGCCGGCATGAACGTGCACGTGACCAGCGCCGCGCTGCCGGAGATCGAGGGTTCCCTGGGGGCGACGTTCGAGGAAGGCTCGTGGATCTCCACCGCCTACCTGGTCGCGGAGATCGTGATGATCCCGCTCACCGCGTGGCTGGTGCAGGTGTTCTCCCTGCGCCGGGTGATGCTCGTCGGCTCGTTTGTGTTCCTGGTGGCGTCGATTGCCTGTTCCTGGGCGCCCAACCTTGCGGTGATGATCATCATTCGGGTGATCCAGGGCGCGGCCGGCGCCGTGCTGATCCCGTTGTCATTCCAGTTGATCATCACCGAGCTGCCGCCCGGCAAGATCGCAATGGGCATGGCCCTGTTCGCCCTGTCCAACAGCGTCGCCCAAGCCGCCGGGCCGTCCATTGGCGGCTGGCTGACCGATGCCTATTCCTGGCGCTGGATCTTCTACTTGCAACTGGCTCCCGGCATTCTTTTGCTGCTGGCGGTGGCGTGGTCCATCGATGCCAAACCCATGCAGTTGAGCCTGCTCAAGCGCGGCGACTGGAGCGGCATCATCGCCATGATCGTCGGCCTGGGGGGCTTGCAGATTGTGCTGGAAGAGGGCGGGCGCAAGGATTGGTTCGGCTCCGATTTCATCGTGTGGATGTCGCTGGTCGCAGGCGTTGCCCTGGTGTATTTCGTACTGTCGCAGCTGTATGGCACCCGCGCTTTTATCAACCTGCGCCTGCTCAAAAGCTACAACTTCGGAGTGGCCAGCGCGGCGATGTTCATCTTCGGCGGGGCCACGTTCGGCCTGGTATTCCTGGTGCCCAATTACCTCTCCCAGTTGCAGGGTTACAACGCTCGGGAGATTGGTATCAGCCTGATCGCCTACGGCATGGTGCAACTGGTACTGGCGCCGTTTATGCCGCGCCTGATGAAGTGGCTCAATCCGAAACTGATGGTCGCCAGTGGCTTTTTCATCATGGCGCTGGGGTGTTATCTGGGGGCGCATCTGGATGTGGATAGCGCCGCTAACGTGATCATTCCTTCCACGGTGGTGCGCGGTATCGGACAGCCGCTGATCATGGTGGCGCTGTCGGTACTGGCGGTGTCCGGGCTGGCCAAAGACGAAGCCGGCTCTGCCTCGGCGTTGTTCTCCATGCTGCGTAACCTTGGCGGTGCCGTGGGTACGGCGGGCCTGACGCAGATCGTCGCCCTGCGCGAACGCTTTCACTCCGAGCGGGTAGGGGAGTCGATCACACTGTTTTCCCCGTCCTTGCAGGAACGCCTGCGCGCCAGCATGGCTGACAGCGAGGGCTTTATCTTCAACCAACTGTTGCCCGCTCAACAGCAGGTTATCGAGGGCTTGATCCACATCGTGCGTCGCGAGGCGTACCTGATGGCCTATAGCGATGCGTTCTATGTGTCCTGTATCGCGTTGATCTTGTGTGGTGTCGCGGCCTTGGCATTACGGCAGTCAGCCAAGAACGCTTAA
- a CDS encoding AraC family transcriptional regulator, translating into MNVHTPLAALAGNYLHGDIVAAHRHDEGQLVYAINGVMLVSVQQTTWVLPSGHALWVPPAMEHQIRMTGEVRMRTLLISPGAHRGLTHECQVIRVSPLLRELIVAAGDEPDNEPALLRHLQIVDLIFSELDRAQRVLAHVPIPDEPRLKALCADFIDNPSQESKLENWAAQLNMSSRTLARLFQKELGMSYGEWRKRTRLLLSMQRLASGVSILEVALEHGYQSPSAFTAMFKRTMGYTPSNCRLV; encoded by the coding sequence ATGAACGTGCATACCCCATTGGCGGCCCTCGCCGGTAACTATCTTCACGGCGACATTGTGGCTGCTCACCGACATGACGAGGGTCAGTTGGTCTATGCCATCAACGGTGTGATGCTGGTGTCGGTGCAGCAGACAACCTGGGTGCTGCCTTCCGGGCACGCGCTGTGGGTGCCCCCGGCGATGGAGCATCAGATCCGCATGACCGGCGAGGTGCGTATGCGCACTTTGTTGATCTCGCCGGGGGCGCATCGCGGCTTGACGCATGAGTGTCAGGTCATAAGGGTTTCGCCGTTGTTGCGCGAGCTGATTGTTGCCGCGGGCGATGAGCCTGACAATGAGCCGGCGTTGCTGCGCCATCTACAGATTGTCGATCTGATTTTCTCCGAGCTCGACCGGGCGCAGCGGGTGCTGGCGCATGTGCCGATTCCGGATGAGCCGCGGCTCAAGGCGCTATGTGCCGACTTTATCGACAACCCTTCCCAGGAATCGAAACTGGAGAATTGGGCGGCGCAACTCAATATGAGTTCACGCACCCTGGCTCGGTTGTTCCAGAAAGAACTGGGCATGAGTTATGGCGAATGGCGCAAGCGCACGCGCTTGTTGCTCAGCATGCAGCGGCTGGCCAGTGGCGTGTCGATCCTGGAAGTGGCGTTGGAGCATGGCTATCAGAGCCCGAGTGCGTTTACTGCAATGTTCAAACGCACCATGGGTTACACCCCGAGTAACTGTCGATTGGTGTGA
- a CDS encoding SRPBCC family protein, with protein MQQPDTLVRNPLGNPVVARVTVNGDARSVWSIVGDFAGFAKFIPALSHIEMTGEGVRSVRKKLFKDGNVVIEQLNTRDDQAMTMTWSLIYTSLNIGNLWALMEVAPQGPNQSLVTWTIIGQPCTGGKEDMPAFEAFLQGFADDAMKNLQALFN; from the coding sequence ATGCAACAACCCGATACCCTGGTCCGTAACCCGCTCGGCAATCCTGTAGTCGCCCGCGTCACCGTGAATGGCGATGCGCGCAGCGTGTGGAGTATCGTCGGAGATTTTGCGGGGTTCGCGAAATTCATTCCGGCGTTGTCCCATATCGAAATGACGGGCGAGGGCGTGCGTTCGGTCCGCAAGAAACTGTTCAAGGACGGCAACGTGGTGATTGAGCAACTCAACACCCGTGACGACCAAGCCATGACGATGACCTGGTCACTGATTTACACCTCACTGAATATCGGCAACCTGTGGGCGCTGATGGAAGTGGCGCCGCAAGGCCCGAACCAGAGCCTGGTGACCTGGACCATCATTGGCCAGCCCTGCACTGGCGGCAAGGAGGATATGCCGGCGTTCGAAGCGTTCCTGCAAGGCTTTGCCGATGATGCGATGAAGAACCTGCAGGCGCTGTTCAACTGA
- a CDS encoding PoNe immunity protein domain-containing protein: MIRAPWGSKQYWDDREAKDLQWIERAGKILSEPSANPVYRAQFTFDFAKDNLRAAIRGYSSGGNITTIATFFPGVLDAWEISNRESDKICAENDLKTCRDWTFELTDLNHYIYCFWLVGLALALEIPDEQWLRLVALIGDGGQDILLDRIIAYRQPEREIGEKLLHAKPYARLLKAIDAQQAQQATLLLAFVEHWYPELNRRGKQQPWWYIYGDPVMHPLEMGSYFGRWCFEAVAAVKVFGLEDSDCIGHEHYPGDLLHPNEKVIPTPDSSAESGWWGRLLGLKSRKDSKGH; this comes from the coding sequence ATGATTCGTGCACCTTGGGGAAGTAAGCAGTATTGGGATGATCGTGAGGCAAAAGATCTGCAATGGATTGAGCGTGCCGGCAAGATTCTGTCGGAGCCTTCGGCTAATCCCGTATATAGAGCGCAATTTACGTTTGACTTTGCCAAAGATAATTTGCGCGCGGCTATACGGGGCTACTCGAGTGGTGGAAATATTACGACGATTGCAACATTCTTCCCCGGCGTTCTGGATGCATGGGAAATTTCCAACCGAGAGTCCGACAAAATATGCGCTGAAAATGATCTTAAGACTTGCCGAGACTGGACCTTCGAACTGACCGATTTAAACCATTACATCTATTGTTTCTGGCTGGTGGGGCTAGCGCTTGCTCTGGAAATTCCCGATGAGCAGTGGCTTCGATTGGTTGCGTTAATAGGTGATGGGGGGCAGGACATTCTGCTGGATCGGATCATTGCGTACCGCCAACCAGAGCGGGAAATTGGGGAGAAGCTGCTACACGCCAAGCCATATGCGAGACTGCTCAAGGCAATTGATGCGCAACAGGCGCAGCAAGCAACTCTACTGCTGGCGTTCGTGGAGCATTGGTATCCAGAGCTGAACAGGCGCGGTAAACAGCAACCGTGGTGGTACATTTATGGTGATCCGGTAATGCACCCACTTGAGATGGGAAGCTACTTCGGCCGCTGGTGTTTTGAGGCGGTCGCCGCCGTGAAAGTATTTGGGCTTGAGGACAGCGATTGCATTGGGCATGAGCACTATCCGGGTGATTTGCTACATCCCAATGAGAAAGTGATACCAACACCTGATTCAAGTGCCGAGTCTGGGTGGTGGGGGCGGTTGCTGGGGCTGAAAAGCCGTAAAGACAGCAAAGGGCACTAG
- a CDS encoding HlyD family secretion protein, with product MNIAVDEKTAVQDEQAHTRKQRRKRHLLLLGGAALLIAAVVFGVYWMTVGRYLEQTDDAYVRADWIPISPKVSGYVAEVVVEDDQPVKAGDVLVRIEDRDYQARLAQARAQLAETQASVAAQEANLHVTDSLIAQQKAGVAQAEAHARSVAAELRRASLDQRRYEGLVRDHAASAQRLETAAASYTQANAAVEIAKAMQRQQETRLTVAVTRRQLAQASLQQQIARRSQAEAQLNLAAHALEDTLIRSPIDGVVGQRKVRTRQYVAPGLPLLAVVPLQQAYVVANYKETQLRDMRAGQPVDISIDSYSGRKLKGHVVSFSPASGAVFALLPSDNATGNFTKIVQRFPVKIVIDEHDEGGPVLPGMSVITTVDTRPDEQGAAHD from the coding sequence ATGAATATCGCCGTTGATGAAAAAACTGCTGTCCAGGATGAACAGGCGCATACGCGCAAGCAACGTCGCAAAAGGCATCTGCTCTTGCTGGGCGGCGCCGCGCTGTTGATCGCTGCGGTGGTGTTCGGCGTGTACTGGATGACGGTCGGCCGCTACCTGGAACAGACCGATGATGCCTATGTGCGGGCCGACTGGATTCCCATCAGCCCGAAGGTCTCAGGCTATGTGGCCGAGGTGGTGGTGGAGGACGATCAGCCCGTCAAGGCCGGGGACGTGCTGGTGCGCATCGAGGACCGTGACTACCAGGCGCGCTTGGCACAGGCCCGCGCACAACTGGCCGAAACCCAAGCCTCGGTGGCGGCGCAAGAGGCCAACCTGCACGTCACCGACAGCCTGATCGCCCAGCAGAAGGCCGGCGTTGCCCAGGCTGAGGCTCACGCCCGCAGTGTGGCCGCAGAATTGCGCCGCGCAAGCCTCGACCAGCGCCGCTACGAAGGGTTGGTGCGCGACCACGCCGCCAGCGCCCAGCGTCTGGAAACAGCCGCCGCCAGTTACACCCAGGCCAATGCCGCGGTGGAAATTGCCAAGGCCATGCAACGCCAACAGGAAACCCGCTTGACCGTGGCCGTCACCCGACGCCAATTGGCCCAAGCCTCGCTCCAGCAACAGATAGCACGGCGCAGCCAGGCCGAGGCGCAGTTGAACCTGGCGGCTCATGCCTTGGAGGACACCTTGATCCGCTCGCCCATCGACGGCGTGGTAGGGCAGCGCAAAGTGCGCACCCGCCAGTACGTCGCGCCAGGCTTGCCGCTGCTGGCAGTGGTGCCCTTGCAGCAGGCCTACGTGGTGGCCAACTACAAGGAAACCCAATTGCGTGACATGCGCGCCGGCCAACCCGTGGACATCAGCATCGACAGCTATTCAGGACGCAAGCTCAAAGGCCATGTGGTGAGTTTCTCGCCAGCTTCCGGGGCGGTGTTCGCACTGTTGCCGTCGGACAACGCCACCGGCAACTTCACCAAGATCGTGCAGCGCTTTCCAGTGAAGATCGTCATTGATGAGCATGACGAGGGCGGGCCAGTTTTGCCGGGCATGTCGGTGATCACCACGGTGGACACCCGCCCAGATGAGCAGGGCGCTGCACATGACTGA
- a CDS encoding TolC family protein has translation MGSPSFSPRHGRLSLLGVAVALLAGCSSWVAHTPAQPHPERINALSHLPQGVSAQALPERWWQLYNDPQLDGLVQQALLHNRDLVAAQAHVQAMLAGIMQADAERWPSTQASLGAAYGKTADDQTLAKATDSHAPSEWAFNPGMELAYQVDVWGQVQRTIERAQVQAAAAQDAEDLLRITVVAQTTRAYVNACALGVRAKVQRHSLDVVGRSLALIDRQRQAGVVTDLEYTRMQALQGETQALLPMLEARRQAALYELAMLTGVADLEQGAGAASCEVVPHLNAELPVGDGWQLLARRPDIRQAERALQAATLQVDIVQADLYPKVTFGASVSSSANKFHELGDSSAVMFGIGPLITWQFPNWRANRARVKQARALEQVEVAQFEASVLKALKEVRQALALYDGERQRHAALSQALDSSRHAYRLAQFNYAAGSIDFLDVLDSERELIRLQATRADADGQLLQRQISLFRALGGGWQPSAPTHAHTTFSGTQP, from the coding sequence ATGGGTTCGCCTTCTTTTTCCCCACGGCATGGCCGTCTCTCGCTGCTCGGCGTGGCGGTGGCGTTGTTGGCGGGTTGTTCATCCTGGGTCGCGCATACGCCGGCACAGCCACATCCCGAACGAATCAATGCCCTGAGCCATCTGCCGCAAGGTGTTTCGGCCCAGGCATTACCCGAGCGCTGGTGGCAGTTGTACAACGATCCACAGCTCGATGGGCTGGTGCAGCAGGCATTGCTGCACAACCGTGACCTGGTAGCGGCCCAGGCCCATGTGCAGGCGATGCTGGCCGGGATCATGCAGGCTGATGCCGAGCGCTGGCCGTCCACCCAAGCGTCATTGGGTGCCGCTTACGGCAAGACCGCCGATGACCAGACCCTGGCCAAGGCCACCGATAGCCATGCACCGTCGGAATGGGCGTTCAACCCAGGCATGGAATTGGCGTATCAAGTGGATGTGTGGGGCCAGGTCCAGCGCACGATCGAACGAGCCCAGGTGCAAGCCGCGGCGGCGCAGGACGCCGAAGACCTGTTGCGCATCACGGTCGTGGCGCAAACCACCCGCGCCTATGTGAATGCTTGTGCCCTCGGTGTTCGTGCCAAGGTCCAGCGTCATTCGTTGGACGTGGTCGGGCGCAGCCTGGCGTTGATTGATCGCCAGCGCCAGGCCGGTGTGGTGACGGACCTTGAATACACGCGTATGCAAGCCTTGCAGGGCGAAACCCAAGCCTTGCTGCCGATGCTGGAGGCGCGTCGACAGGCTGCGCTGTACGAACTGGCAATGCTGACCGGCGTGGCTGATTTGGAGCAAGGCGCTGGCGCTGCGAGCTGTGAGGTGGTTCCACACCTCAATGCCGAACTGCCGGTGGGCGATGGCTGGCAATTATTGGCGCGCCGCCCCGACATCCGTCAGGCCGAGAGAGCGTTGCAGGCGGCCACGCTGCAAGTGGATATCGTCCAGGCCGACCTGTACCCCAAGGTCACCTTCGGCGCTTCAGTGTCTTCCTCAGCCAACAAATTCCATGAGCTGGGCGATAGCAGCGCGGTGATGTTCGGCATTGGCCCGCTGATCACCTGGCAGTTCCCCAATTGGCGCGCCAACCGCGCGCGGGTCAAGCAGGCCCGGGCGCTTGAGCAGGTAGAGGTGGCGCAATTCGAGGCCAGCGTGCTCAAGGCCCTCAAGGAGGTGCGCCAGGCCCTGGCGTTATACGACGGCGAACGCCAGCGCCACGCGGCCTTGAGCCAGGCACTGGACAGCAGCCGCCACGCCTACAGGTTGGCCCAATTCAACTACGCCGCCGGGTCTATCGACTTTCTGGACGTGCTGGACAGCGAGCGTGAACTGATCCGCTTGCAGGCCACTCGCGCCGACGCCGACGGCCAGTTGCTGCAACGCCAGATCAGCCTGTTTCGGGCGCTTGGCGGTGGTTGGCAGCCTTCAGCGCCCACCCACGCTCACACCACTTTTTCCGGTACCCAGCCATGA